The DNA region CTCACCGTACACTCCTGCAAgtctatatattgtatatacggaaaaatattaatgtttttatgagaaaatgtgattctcataacgttggtacaaggaacaaacacaatcttgttactcctgttactcgactgcatagagtcagtaactattttgtggggcaatgtatacgcttctacaacaggatcccagaaagcgttcaaaatgcttctgttgcgaaatttaaaaaaatttttaaggaacgcttgtgtgcgaaaggttactatacaattagtgagtttatgtttgatagcacaccttgggaatgaaacgatcgcctcctggctgtttctactcatatacaattatgtatataattaatttgacgtaaaaaaaaaaagtcccgctgagtttctttcgccggttcttctcaggtcagggtgttttctttttccgaaccggtggtagtgtttaacttgacaatcaataagaaagtgtaatacttctatattgaataaaggaatttgagtttgagtttgagtttatagTTCACTCAAAGGCCTCAtggtattgttatttatttattaaaatactcttttgaacaaaagataaaatttacaaaaggcTATGTTCCTTCTTCATTAGTCAACCCATACGAAAGGCTATGATTCGCTGTCAGATTTTCACTGAAACATATAAAtttgtcttaattttaaatatgaaatcaataaaagcATCAAGAGTTTATCCTGCAATTCTATTTAATCTAAtcaggtaattattatttagtttcgcTCCGAAGTCAGAGAAGTCCCTTCGGTTAACCCGGGTCTTTTGGTAAAAGCCTAACATTACTGTGGGTCGCTTTGTGCTAAATAAGTCTAATTTTTATCTAGTAGTTTTTCACTCAAAACACATTATAATTTCCactgtaaacaaatttaatactaaCCGGTTTCAACTGGAATTGCAACTGTATAATTAAACCAGTGTATAGCATATACACTGGAATATACATCTCTAATTATACATTTTGACATTAGAATGTTAAGAAGAGAAATCATTTATGGTTAACAAAAACATAGAAAATTCTCCAATCAAatctattaacatttattgtattagACCAAATACTTAACGTCTTTTGTAACTTATCACAAACCAGCACTGTAGcctatatttattcaaattaaatagtcATATATCAATTACTAAAagcaattatgtaaatattaataatatctgtcACGTGACGCTTCTAGTGGTGCAAAAGGTTGtatgtaaaaatttatatcGATGATGAGAATCGattttttgcttatattttattaggcgAGTTCTAAAAGAAGGTTATCAATTCTGTATTTCTTTGTGAGAATTTTACTTGATAGCTTCGCCGGTTGTGAAACGattgttttttatgagattATTTATATCCAGGATGATTCCATAAAAATTCTCCCCGTAAAGAAAAGTGGaaaattattgcatttattagttattgtttgtatattacTCGAGGAAAACCTCTTTTGATGAACACCAACTCCAAAGGTGTTAGGtgtagtaaatatttctttttttaacctCATAGTATAAATGTCCATTGCAGCTAATGTAACGTAAACGCTACTTTCAAAACCTACCTAAAttcgtcaataaaatattagcaaCTATTAGCGACTATATgcagttttaaatttgaatatagtttTACATAAGACCTTATGTGCCACAGTCGCAATTAGCATTTcacattaatttatgaatttaaaaacttataaactcattcattaattttatatttcttaattataatataatttagaatatgactcgttcgttttattttatgttccatTATAAGTTCCAAAACAATTAAATCATAACTCAATCTGCATTTATAACCTCTAAATATACTTCTAAAACCTCTGACTTCACCGATATTCAAATTGCCATTTATTCACGAATCCATAATagatagtttattaaaaatctcgtgCTGATcttgtcaatattaaatatcaaagttgTTTAGTGAGATTTACTCCTCAGGTGACATTCGTACATCAAAAAACATTGGTGAgtttagaaataaatgaatCGAAACagatgacttttttattttttctattggCTAATTTTGCAATTCCTAATACAAAAACCGACACTTAAAATCgaccataaaaatattgttatgcctccgatcataaataaaatttattggtaaAAGAAAGGAGAATTGTATCAGCTATAGCACTCGACGGTATTTTAAACGACGAATAGTTATAACAATTGCAAAGTTTAGGTTATtacaatatagaaataatatagagacgaaaaacttaaatatttgatCTAATAAATGCCCAATAGGCAAGGAgttcgcttctataataaaatccttCGAATGATTTTAACtctgccaattaataaatttaaatcacacgttaagaaataatatattaataaggcttattactcgataaaagtattattaaggtgataaaaaagttaaaagttagaattcgttgatttattaaattgttgtatttaaaaatctatgtaACTGATTATAGGAAAATTTttgctactgagtttcttactgCTTTCTTAATTCTATCCTGTAATACAATTCAAAAGTCCTCGCAAGAACccacttgaattaagtatattttgatttgaatatatttttatcttaaaataaaaaaaaaaaatatcatgatatAAAAACTGTCATAACATGAGTTAAGTTATTTAAAGTCATTTTTTACAACATATTAATCTAATTAACAGATATTTAACTATACCGAATTATTCGATACATGACATTTTAGAGAATATAAATCTTTGTCACTAAAATACAATGGAGGTTCTTAATAAATCCTTtatgcaattttaattatataaatagtacccttaaatgtaataatgaatCTTAAATTGGTTTTACAAGACTTCGATAGAACTTCCTTCCTTTCACAAATTCCTTGTTCAGAATCTGTGTCGAAATATTTAACAGTCgtgataaaatcaaatataacatttataataaaattttattaaacctaaaattaaatatttacagactTACAGATACTATCCACTAATAATATCACTATGGATTTGTCATCACAATAATTATAAGCTTATAAATCTATGGTAACAGATGGTAACTATCAATTTGTCATTAATTTTGGTATTTACAACTTTTTCTTTGATAACGACGCTTCATCTATTAGCTTTGTCGATCTCTTCAACAAATCGCTCGACTTATCAAACAACTTGTTCATCCGTTTACTTTGTACGTAATTGCCGAGACAAATAAAACCGATTCTTAATGCATACACAATAAGAGCGAGAGTCGTTAGACTAAGAACCAAAAACGTTAAGGCTATGTCTAACATATAGTACTGGAAGAGATTTAAATCTTTAGCCGGTGATTGTAAATGGTATGCCCCTTTGTGTCTCAATACATATTCCGTCCAATAAATGGCTCTTTCTAAGGGTGATTCCTTCTGATCTCTCATAAGTGTTTGTCGATTTTTCACTTGTATCTTATACTTCGGTTCAACAATGACATCCTTAATAGCTTCGTAAAGTTTATCTGATGTTAAATAGTGAAGATCGAGTTTCTTTGCATAACCATCTACTTCTGCCTTTGCTGCATTGGCATCGTGATCACAGAAAACTGGAATACTAATGATAGGGACTCCATGGTAGACTGTTTCAAACATGCTGAGTAGACCGCCGTGGGTAACGAAAGCTTTTATTTTGGGATGAcctgaaaaatatacaatttatcatTTTCTACAAGCTCTAACCATATTAAGGTAAAAATGTTATCCaagattacattatttaaaaaaactctttaatgTATTTATCCGTTTCCACGTTACCTAACAAATCTTGTTGTGGCAGCCATTTATAAAGTCTGATATTTGAAGGAATGTCAGTCATATTTTGATCCCCATCTTGCTTCCAAAGCACTCTTTGTGGAAGTCTTTTCAACGCATCAATAAACAAGCGATGTGCTGCGAGTGGCATTTTGTTTGTCCTCACTGAGGAACCCATAGATACGTACACAAAACCAGCTTCTCCTGCACCCGAAATCCATTCTTCTAAATCCTGTAaagattaaaatcaatatataaaaaactgacGGTTAAACATAACTAAATGAAAGAATTCTAGCGAATATTTTGTACAACcaatacatttttgtaacacagttttatatatttcattaaataagatattttttccaaaaatactCACGGCGTTTAATGTTTTGGATTCCTTACAATGAATGCACGCGATCTCAGCAACGTTCGGAAGGAAAGGTCTCGAATATGTTACCGAATAGTGTCCATTCTGAAGGATGAAACTGACATTCTTGGCCATGTCATATACGTGCGGCATTTGGGCACCAAAGTGTCTTCGAAGCACCGTTTGCAGTATCGTCACACTTATACTGTGTCCCAACAAAGAACCCAGATGCCAGAAGGCATTGACGGAACGGTCCAAGAAGCTCATATTATCTGTAAAGGATCTCGCGAAGAAGGGAGTCACGGAGAAGGGCGCTGGACTACCAGAGATGCTAGTCGGTGAAGCGTAAAAGGCTACTGTGTTAATATACATGAATGGCACTTTCATGCGATAGACCAGACCTAATGCGCATTCAGGGTACGCTCCATCCAGTATTATCAGATCATAGTTCCTTCCTGATCTCAAAAAGGATCTTGTCTCGATGTCATTGAGAAACGCATCGCATGCCTGAAAATTATAGTAGTTAATGCATATTGTTGAGTTTATAATCTCGGGTGTTAGCTTTCACAGAGTTTGTTTTTACTCCTGTGTAGTTAAAGTCAAAATTATAGTGAATATTCAgctatttaattgtaattttatttatctattaatacGATCGATATAATTTCTTCAAAAAAACTTAATGGtatttttttgcatatatatttacactatatttacataatgtttttttaaatatctctaGATTAGTTAGTTAAGAATACACGttgaaatttatatgaaaaatgtatGCCATTATTTGTGCCAAACAGACTTGTCCCTATCCCctttttgtattcaaaatcaaaaatctgtTGTAACATAGTCTTCATactatatcattaatttatttcaactaaaataTTCTGAAAGAATACCTCATATCCGTATCTAATTATATCCATGTAAGGCAAAGGTTCCTCTCCCTTCATTCTGGCCCCAACCAGATCGAAGGTCATATAGCCGCGGACGAAGGCAGCCAAACCCTCTGGGGTAATTTCCTCCAAGCCCTCGAGATGGAAATCTGGTTGAAACGGGCTGATAAGAGTGATATTGTGGTCTCTGGAAACAGATGTGAAATGTGTGCAATAATATTTGAACGAATGTCATCAAATTaattggtaaattaaattaatttattatatttctgtttCTGATGACGtcataagataaatttaacGAGACAtgtcacaaaaatataaatgattccaaatttgaattataaattctcCAAAATTAATAGAAgtataaaaaagattataatattaaatagtgttAATATGAATACCTTCTTATAAGACCTCTAGCTAGTTCCAAGAAAGGTATTTTGTGTGACTTGGTGCCGCCCATGGTAATCATCAGGATGTCGCTGCCGCATGCTGACGCCGCTAGCAGAATCGGTAGACATAGTATAGGCCACCGAGAACCTAGCtggaaaaaaaagtataaaagtcagaacataatatttaaatttaaatttttttttttttttgttaattttaatttatgactcAGGAAGTACTATTTACGCTTGTAATTGACATACATATTTGATACTAGTCAACGTCCGTGGCTTCACTTTTGTTTTAGAGAGTGGTCATCAGATGTTACGTATAAAAAGTATGGCGATGTCttttcttggggttcaagcttgcttgagATCAAATTTCATCACATTCAGTTTAATTGTTTAGTTattgttatgttagttaaattgtaaatacttcTTATGTACGTATGTTGtacataacaaataatttgtttgtattgatTAGTCTATGTACGagtatttcatatttaagaCAAAGAGCAACTACTGTAGAAGTCTGCAAGAATGTTCATTTTGTACCAGTAGTTctagctttacattcaatttaatcacggaacatgacgattcaaatgtgcccACACTTAGATTACAAAACAAAGGGTACATGGGCATATTATAATAtgcctattatattattaggaaCCTGCAGTCCAATATAACTAGTGTTAGTAAACCCCCGTGTCTTGGAAAGCATTTAAAGTCATCCTGTGCATTATCTCTCTAGTCGTTTTCTATTATCgctttctataataaaattccgcagacatttttaactttgccgtttcatagattcaagtgtaaaaaatacattggtaaagaaggcatattattcgatgcacgattatattgatgataaaaaagcgtgaagttaatgcttgttgacttccaggtaggagacataacatacatatataattgtattcaactaacatgactgtatttttagacgttgaagtagagtaactactgactttattgccggttcttctcggtagaatctacattccgaaccggtggtagctttactttaaatcgtttgttaaatgacgattcaaaagtgcttgtaaaagccaacttgaataaagtatattttgattacatttccCATCGAATTATGAGGCTAAACGAACAGTGAGTGGACTTGTGTTTAGTCACAAGTATGCAATATGCTATCTCCTGCGCAATCGGTAAGAAAGGtcttattatcataatattcacAGTCAACGACGACCGTTGTAATAGGTTATTTATTTCTGATTGACAACTTATGTATAAAGCGGCCACGCTCGGTCGAGCATGTGGCAATAGTGTCCGTAGATCAACGTAATTTCTCTACCCGTCTTTCGAAATACAACGAGAACATTCCGAATACTTTTCGATTAGCTAATTCTTGTAAGAGAaactgtattaatatataatatggtgAAATCTTTggtatttttagggttccgtacacAAAGGGAAAAACGGGATCCTATCATTGGGACTTCGCTGTCTGATCGTCTGTCAAGAATCGCGACagctagacagttgaaattttcacaaattatatatttctgtttccgctataacaacaaatactaaaaacaaaataaaataaatatttaaatgctcCCATACAACAAacgcgatttttttttctacccAACTTATGTTGTGTTTCTTCTTATTCTAGAGACAAAAACTCAGGCATGTGGGGGCCGTTTCGCCAATGCTGGTAAATCTTGAACCATTAGTGAAGCACTCCATGAGACATCTTTAAACTCTTTTGGGAGAGGAGGGATAGCAAGAACACTGCTTGAACCCGGAAATATGTGTAATAtagatacttttaaaatataaattttattgtattattattagggACAAAATTACACTCactaattaaactatataataaataactttttcgaATGATAAGACTTGAACACAGATTTTGGAAAACAatgatttaaaacttttttccaTTCGTCTGCAGATATGTTAAACGAAGCTCCGGCATTAGTTTTAATAGTCGGTTTAGCCGGTTACCTAATTCAAGAAACTAATCGTTTTGCTTACCGATAGTAGAATTGTATACGAGGCGTAATTCAGATCGGAAATAAAGAAGTAATTAGATTTCGGCGCAAACAAGATCACTATGAATAAGATTCTAACGCGTAATACGGTGAAATGTAATCGGACGGCAAAAAAATGATGGTAATGTAAGTAGATGTGTATACCCATTTGCAATTATACCGGCCCGTCCTTTAATCTGGAATACAATTGAAGAGTGAATTCCATTCCAGACCTACCAGGCCTGCTTTggcaaaagtgaaaaaaatatatatttagaaattagccaattaatttttctttgttttcgaTATTCATGTTTACAAACTGGCATATCtctaatatatcttaaataagcATTAAActgatatgaataaatatataattatatatagttacgAAACTTTACGATTACTATCACGTGTATAACCGCAacttattatcatataataaattaaaaatgaagcaTTTTcagtttaatgaatattattatttagttgagGAAAGCGTTGCGAGGTTAACTTACGAAATGCAGTTCTGTAGCATGGAAATTCcgaagttatattatataattttattttatttgaataatttgatgTCAtagtatgttaaaattttaataataataataaataaatattggataacatcacatacattactctgatcccaatgtaagtagcttaagcacttttgttatggaaagtcagaagtaacgacggtaccacaaacacccagacccaagaaacGGAACACCCCAATTCTCATGTCAAATCTATTTTAGATGACCACTTACAGCTTACTGGCGTCAGTCGGACTCcactgaataaatttaaaaaaagaatgtctTTATCTTACTTGAGTTAGACAATTACATTGTATTTGTACAATGATCATATATGCCGTGGGAAGTCTGTACAGTTTTACGAACCTCACGTTTACAATGCACGCGTATACCATTGATTGATTCTGTCACCAGTTACTTATTACTCGA from Vanessa atalanta chromosome 14, ilVanAtal1.2, whole genome shotgun sequence includes:
- the LOC125068629 gene encoding UDP-glucosyltransferase 2 — its product is MLGSRWPILCLPILLAASACGSDILMITMGGTKSHKIPFLELARGLIRRDHNITLISPFQPDFHLEGLEEITPEGLAAFVRGYMTFDLVGARMKGEEPLPYMDIIRYGYEACDAFLNDIETRSFLRSGRNYDLIILDGAYPECALGLVYRMKVPFMYINTVAFYASPTSISGSPAPFSVTPFFARSFTDNMSFLDRSVNAFWHLGSLLGHSISVTILQTVLRRHFGAQMPHVYDMAKNVSFILQNGHYSVTYSRPFLPNVAEIACIHCKESKTLNADLEEWISGAGEAGFVYVSMGSSVRTNKMPLAAHRLFIDALKRLPQRVLWKQDGDQNMTDIPSNIRLYKWLPQQDLLGHPKIKAFVTHGGLLSMFETVYHGVPIISIPVFCDHDANAAKAEVDGYAKKLDLHYLTSDKLYEAIKDVIVEPKYKIQVKNRQTLMRDQKESPLERAIYWTEYVLRHKGAYHLQSPAKDLNLFQYYMLDIALTFLVLSLTTLALIVYALRIGFICLGNYVQSKRMNKLFDKSSDLLKRSTKLIDEASLSKKKL